The sequence TGTAAGTCAAGGCAAACATCTAATTACCCAACATCTGCTCTTCTTATTGTCCTGTAAATTACCCTCCTGTCCTTGGAAGCCTCAGGCCCCTAGCCTATTTCTTAGCTCAAGATGTCATATATATCTTATTGTTCTCTCTTTGAACTTCTCATGTGTGTGGGGTCTTTGACCCTCTCATATATGTGGGGTTCCcatacatacaaaataaaatttgattttctcctgttaatttgtctcatgtcagtttaattcttagaccGTCCAGAAGAAACTCAAAGGGTAGAAGAaagttttgaggttttttttccctcccacaaCATACAGAAAACTGAAAGCTTAAATAAATTGCCTCATGTCACCCAGCAAGAGGAAGTGTCATGCATAGATCTTGAATCCTGAATCTTTGCTGGATGTGATGTtgtgatttataaaaagaaacatgtgtttggtctttgtcccaTTTCTAGCCCTGAGCTTCTAAAACACTCGGAACTTCCTAAGTGGTGAGAGAGATAAAGGTgtcttttttaatgttaatgaggtgacttttgaaaTGCCCCCAggtcacctaaggatgggggctggttgccagaaaAAACAACCATGTGATTGAAGAGTTGTAACTTTCAGTTCTACCCcttgacctctggggaggggtgaggggctaGAGGTTGAAATGATCACCACTGGACAAGACTTCATCTCTCATGCTTATGTAATGAAGCCTTTATAAAAACCCAAAGAGCTTTTAGGTTGGTGGACAGGTGGAGTTTGGGGAGATTGACAAACTCAGAGAGAGCATTGGAGCTCCATACCCTTTCCCCATACCGCCCTGTGTATCTCTTACATCTGGCTATTCCtgaattatatctttttataacaTACTGGTAATTTAGTGGGTAAATGAGTTTCCTGTGTtctgtgagctgcttgtaagcaaaaagaacaaagaatcttGCTCATCATCCAGTTTAAGAAAGGTTAAAATGCAACCCACTGAAGagccccaccaacagtgtgcccTGAGAAGAGTTTCAAGACCCAAGATTCTTGAATCTTCCCATACGTAGataagcactaaaaccattaacctGAAGTACCAGGATTTTGTGATAAGCAGTAATCTtttacaaagatatatatatatatatatatatatatatatatatatatatattcactttaaGCAAAGCCTTTATTTTCAAGGAAgaagaatattttctcattttctgttcttgtcataaatttaaattatttccgGTGGAACCAAAACCTCCTGAACCCCTTTCAGTGTCATCTAAAACTTGAACTTCCTCTATTTCTGGGTAAAATATCCGTTCACAAATGAGCTGTGCAATTTGATCACCCTTTTTGACTTCGAACTTTTCTTTGCCAAAATTAAACAGTACAACAACAACATTTCCTCTATGATCTTCATCTATGACACCAGCTCCTACATCTATGAAGTGTTTTGCAGCCAAGCCAGAACGTGGAGCTACTCTCCCATAGCACCCAGAAGGAAGAGCTATCTGAATGTCTGTTTTCACAAGGGCTTTCTCCATAGGTGGTACTGTGTAATCATAGGCACCGTATACGTCATAGCCCGTGGCGCGCTCAGACCCCTTGGTCGGAGCGGTGGCGTGCTCCGAAAGCCGGACAAAGCGGAGACGCATGCCGCCCTCCTCCGCAGGCCGGGCCCGTTTGCTGGGGGAGATGACTTGTGCCTCTTGAGAGCAGGGCATGGCAGGGCAGAATGTGAGCACAAAGGGAGCAGGCGGAACAAGAGACAGCAGGATGAGCGCAGCGCACCAGTTCTAAACTTCCCGCCAACaactccctgccccgccccacctaa is a genomic window of Delphinus delphis chromosome 9, mDelDel1.2, whole genome shotgun sequence containing:
- the LOC132430612 gene encoding deoxyuridine 5'-triphosphate nucleotidohydrolase-like, producing MPCSQEAQVISPSKRARPAEEGGMRLRFVRLSEHATAPTKGSERATGYDVYGAYDYTVPPMEKALVKTDIQIALPSGCYGRVAPRSGLAAKHFIDVGAGVIDEDHRGNVVVVLFNFGKEKFEVKKGDQIAQLICERIFYPEIEEVQVLDDTERGSGGFGSTGNNLNL